One part of the Bdellovibrio sp. KM01 genome encodes these proteins:
- a CDS encoding TMEM165/GDT1 family protein has translation MEAIINSFLLVAATEMGDKTQLLALVLAMRFKKPWTIMAGILVATIANHLFAAWAGEAIASFVSPEILKLILAITFFGFAIWILIPDKDDSDENKMRANPFLTTLILFFVAEVGDKTQLSTVALAAKYQNIWLVTFGTTLGMLFSDGLAVFFGEKLLRKISMKWVHIVSALIYVAFGIGILIS, from the coding sequence GTGGAAGCAATCATCAATTCATTCTTGTTAGTGGCCGCAACCGAGATGGGTGACAAAACCCAGTTGCTCGCATTAGTCCTGGCTATGCGCTTTAAAAAGCCCTGGACGATCATGGCGGGGATTTTGGTGGCGACGATAGCCAACCACCTGTTCGCAGCGTGGGCAGGGGAGGCGATCGCTTCTTTTGTTTCTCCTGAAATTTTAAAATTGATTCTTGCGATAACATTCTTTGGTTTTGCAATCTGGATTCTAATTCCTGACAAGGACGACAGCGACGAAAATAAAATGCGCGCGAATCCTTTTCTGACAACATTGATTCTATTTTTTGTGGCCGAGGTCGGCGACAAAACGCAATTGTCGACGGTGGCTCTGGCCGCAAAATATCAAAACATCTGGTTGGTCACTTTCGGGACAACTTTGGGGATGTTGTTCTCTGACGGTTTGGCGGTGTTTTTCGGAGAGAAATTACTTCGTAAAATATCGATGAAATGGGTGCACATCGTGTCTGCATTAATCTACGTCGCATTTGGTATCGGTATTCTTATCAGTTAA
- a CDS encoding signal peptidase II, protein MKKREWLIVILPLVATWLVDRVTKLWATDITSVKSHGPLHFVLHHNHGAMLGLFSDLPSVLRIVSLSTGGAFLLCTYALIQYMLPIKSLTLRCGLSILIGGILGNVADRIVWGYVVDFIVVGTPTLSSPAFNIADALQWVGYALIVFAIIREGELLWPENNSRKKFWVNLSFQLKYCILMMAVGLSLTLISLVFSYTYLRVTIQELVGNNQFLLNKFLVPYVITFIIICVAFCAITFAVGKVLSHRIAGPIYAFERYLYGIMRGENIPLLKVRKGDEFKELEALAEEITKRLNVIKAERTVNVVEFNDGINPDDKPRQ, encoded by the coding sequence ATGAAAAAGCGCGAATGGCTCATTGTTATACTTCCACTTGTTGCGACCTGGTTGGTCGACCGCGTAACTAAATTGTGGGCAACGGATATCACCTCTGTGAAATCCCATGGCCCACTACATTTTGTATTGCACCACAATCACGGCGCAATGCTAGGCCTGTTTTCAGATTTGCCTTCAGTTTTGCGTATCGTTTCCCTTTCGACGGGTGGCGCGTTTCTTTTGTGTACCTATGCTCTTATCCAGTACATGTTACCAATTAAGTCCCTGACTCTGCGTTGTGGTCTTTCGATCTTGATCGGCGGGATTTTAGGGAACGTCGCGGATCGTATCGTGTGGGGATATGTTGTCGACTTTATCGTTGTAGGCACACCCACTCTTTCCAGTCCGGCATTCAATATTGCAGATGCTTTGCAATGGGTCGGTTATGCCCTGATCGTGTTTGCGATCATTCGTGAAGGTGAATTGCTGTGGCCGGAAAACAATTCGCGCAAAAAGTTCTGGGTGAATCTTTCGTTCCAGTTAAAATATTGCATCCTGATGATGGCGGTGGGTTTAAGCCTTACGCTGATCAGCCTGGTGTTCTCTTACACTTATCTGCGTGTGACGATTCAGGAGCTAGTGGGGAATAACCAGTTCCTATTGAATAAGTTCCTGGTTCCTTATGTGATCACGTTCATTATCATCTGTGTGGCGTTCTGTGCCATCACTTTCGCCGTCGGTAAAGTTCTTTCTCACCGTATCGCAGGACCGATCTATGCCTTTGAAAGGTACCTGTATGGTATTATGAGAGGTGAAAACATACCTTTGCTGAAAGTTCGTAAAGGTGACGAATTCAAAGAACTGGAAGCCCTGGCAGAAGAAATCACCAAGCGCCTGAACGTCATCAAAGCCGAGCGCACCGTGAATGTCGTAGAATTCAATGACGGCATCAATCCCGACGACAAACCAAGACAATAG
- a CDS encoding tyrosine-protein phosphatase, with translation MKNAFIFLFSLMVFAPAFASDILGPNFHEVDKGNLYRSAQLDPLEFKHYIKKYKIQSIINLRGAEPLSLWWQQELAVSKEFGVIHYDIPMTAEEIPHRKNLLKLLDLLNMAPRPILIHCQGGADRSGEASALYQMIYQGKSKEEALKQLTFKYHHVEKFKPAKRYFIEKVWQGEEWAFANYDPCNAKYKYYNKKNVYCRDYSADDLEW, from the coding sequence ATGAAAAATGCATTTATCTTCTTGTTCTCTTTGATGGTTTTCGCGCCGGCTTTTGCCTCTGATATTCTGGGTCCTAATTTCCATGAGGTGGATAAAGGGAACCTATATCGTTCGGCTCAGCTGGATCCTTTGGAATTCAAACACTACATTAAAAAGTACAAGATCCAATCCATCATCAATTTGCGGGGGGCAGAGCCTCTTTCATTGTGGTGGCAGCAAGAACTGGCAGTCAGCAAAGAGTTCGGGGTTATTCACTATGATATCCCGATGACAGCCGAAGAAATTCCTCACCGTAAGAATCTTTTGAAGCTTTTGGATTTGTTGAACATGGCTCCTCGTCCGATCTTGATTCATTGCCAAGGAGGCGCAGATCGTTCGGGTGAGGCGAGTGCGCTTTATCAGATGATTTATCAAGGTAAGAGCAAGGAAGAAGCTTTGAAGCAGCTTACTTTCAAATACCACCACGTTGAAAAGTTCAAACCCGCAAAGCGCTATTTCATTGAGAAAGTATGGCAGGGCGAGGAGTGGGCATTTGCTAATTACGACCCATGCAATGCCAAGTACAAGTACTACAATAAAAAGAACGTCTACTGCCGCGATTATTCTGCTGACGATTTAGAGTGGTAA
- the dacB gene encoding D-alanyl-D-alanine carboxypeptidase/D-alanyl-D-alanine-endopeptidase, whose translation MRHLIFAAAVLFNFSAHASLDAKGAAEEMQSLAKKHKVQLSDLGIYASVGEGENLKVLLDNNGSKMMIPASITKVATASAVLANFPPGHKFKTQIWTTGDVDKKGILKGNVYLKGGGDPSFVSENMWFLVNAFLRNDIKRVEGDIIVDDSLFDKMRYDISRQKERVDRAYDAPVGAMSFNWNSVNIFVRPGDKSGDDARVYIDPENEYIRLVTKAKTTSGSDNKLLADRKEDPKFDGDLLHVGGSIGKNNKEITVFKNITQPDLWSGYNLKSFLAQRNVTVTGAVKSGATPTTATLAAESESKAIEGIVADMNKFSNNYVAEMLTKNMGTMKKDKGVTLADGMVAIQEHMQALQIPKDQYHLESPSGLTRENRMSSFAMWKVLQHLRNDFRVQPEFLQSLPIAGIDGTLKKRMKGTNAERWVRAKTGYINNVVSLAGYAGLEDGTVITFSFIYNGATDEAMVRQYFDNLLKSLIK comes from the coding sequence ATGCGACATTTGATTTTTGCTGCGGCTGTTTTGTTTAATTTTTCGGCACATGCGTCTTTGGATGCTAAGGGTGCTGCTGAAGAGATGCAAAGTTTGGCCAAGAAGCACAAGGTCCAGCTGTCGGATTTGGGCATTTATGCGTCTGTTGGTGAGGGTGAGAATTTAAAGGTTCTGCTCGACAACAATGGTTCCAAAATGATGATTCCGGCGTCGATCACGAAAGTGGCGACGGCTTCTGCGGTTTTGGCGAATTTCCCTCCGGGCCACAAATTTAAAACTCAGATTTGGACAACTGGTGATGTGGATAAAAAAGGCATCCTTAAAGGCAATGTCTATTTGAAAGGTGGCGGAGATCCTTCTTTCGTTTCCGAGAACATGTGGTTCTTGGTGAATGCGTTTCTGCGTAATGATATTAAACGAGTTGAGGGTGACATCATCGTTGATGATTCGCTTTTTGATAAAATGCGCTACGATATCAGCCGCCAAAAAGAACGTGTTGATCGCGCCTATGATGCTCCGGTGGGGGCTATGTCTTTCAATTGGAATTCTGTAAATATTTTCGTTCGTCCCGGAGATAAATCTGGCGACGACGCGCGCGTTTATATCGATCCAGAAAATGAATACATCCGCTTGGTCACGAAAGCGAAAACGACTTCCGGTTCTGATAACAAATTGCTCGCCGATCGCAAGGAAGATCCCAAATTTGATGGCGATCTTTTGCACGTGGGTGGCAGCATCGGTAAGAATAATAAAGAAATCACGGTGTTTAAGAACATAACCCAGCCAGACCTTTGGTCAGGTTATAATTTGAAGTCTTTCTTGGCTCAAAGAAACGTCACGGTCACAGGTGCAGTGAAATCTGGCGCCACTCCGACAACGGCGACGCTTGCTGCAGAATCCGAAAGCAAAGCAATTGAAGGCATCGTTGCAGATATGAATAAATTTTCGAATAACTATGTGGCCGAGATGTTGACGAAAAACATGGGCACAATGAAAAAAGACAAAGGTGTGACGTTAGCTGACGGCATGGTGGCCATTCAAGAACACATGCAAGCTTTGCAAATCCCTAAGGATCAATACCACTTAGAGAGTCCGTCGGGGCTGACGCGTGAAAATAGAATGTCGTCTTTTGCGATGTGGAAAGTGCTTCAGCATTTGCGCAACGACTTCCGCGTGCAACCTGAGTTTCTTCAAAGTCTTCCCATTGCTGGAATAGATGGAACCCTCAAAAAAAGAATGAAGGGAACAAATGCGGAGCGCTGGGTACGTGCTAAAACGGGATACATAAATAATGTTGTTTCTCTTGCGGGTTACGCAGGTTTAGAGGACGGAACAGTTATTACGTTCTCCTTTATATACAATGGCGCAACGGATGAAGCGATGGTTCGACAATATTTTGATAATCTTCTGAAAAGTTTGATAAAATGA
- the lon gene encoding endopeptidase La, with protein sequence MSFVSGYLPVIPLRNAVLFPGVSMPLRVGRDRSIQALQKALTNQKWIVLLTQKNPDGTVEKPEDMHTVGTLCKIESHKKEDDGSFTIFVNAHQRIRAREMRFENGIYETLTEGIEDILVADQKTEEALLESLKQIAYDTVDLLGKHMRRVKEWIAEIEELSLLTNVCAAHADFTLGEKQGILETSDVRERALKILDLMKEQKERLKIQIDIRQKLSENINQSQKESILREQMRVIREQLGDEDNNDVADNFRKKILAAGMPDEALALANSQLKRLENINSASPEYQIIRTHLDLMTDLPWSKSSPDQEIDLEKAEKILNEDHFGMDKIKKRILQHLAVMKLRKSHQGSILLFVGPPGVGKTSLGKSIARALNKKYVRVALGGVRDDAEIRGHRRTYIGAMPGRIISGIKKAGENDPVFVLDEIDKLSRSFNGDPASALLETLDPEQNNTFQDHYLDTAYDLSKVLFIATANALDTIPGPLLDRMEVIELTGYTIDEKKNIAKRHLWPKQLKEHGIEESQLEITEGALTKMITDYTREAGVRELQRKIATICKFMSLKILKSEGAKLIVDINDLDDIFGAERFSADLTETALPPGVVTGLAWTPVGGDILFIETEEMPGTGQLLLTGQLGEVMQESAKIAMSLLKARLPLMDPSVDFTKKEVHVHVPAGAIPKDGPSAGVTMLTSIASKMLKKPVNPKLAMTGEISLRGSVLPVGGIKEKIIAAHRAGVTEVILCKKNEKDLREVPQEIKSTMQFHFVDNVNDLLKIALEIDFPAYKMSANNTTPLFPRALN encoded by the coding sequence ATGTCATTCGTATCTGGCTACCTTCCAGTTATTCCGCTAAGAAATGCCGTTCTGTTTCCCGGTGTCAGCATGCCTTTGCGGGTTGGAAGAGACCGCAGTATCCAAGCTTTGCAAAAAGCCTTAACCAACCAAAAGTGGATCGTTTTACTGACTCAGAAAAATCCTGACGGCACTGTGGAAAAGCCCGAGGATATGCATACTGTCGGTACTCTATGTAAAATTGAATCCCATAAAAAAGAAGACGATGGAAGCTTTACTATTTTCGTCAATGCTCATCAGCGCATTCGTGCGCGTGAAATGAGATTTGAAAACGGAATCTATGAGACTTTGACGGAAGGAATTGAAGATATTCTGGTTGCTGATCAGAAGACCGAGGAAGCCTTGCTTGAAAGCCTCAAACAGATCGCTTACGACACCGTTGATTTGCTGGGCAAACACATGCGCCGGGTAAAAGAATGGATCGCAGAGATCGAAGAGTTATCACTCCTGACCAATGTTTGTGCAGCTCATGCAGACTTCACCCTTGGTGAAAAGCAGGGGATTCTGGAAACTTCAGATGTCCGTGAACGCGCATTGAAAATTCTGGATCTGATGAAGGAACAAAAAGAACGTCTGAAAATTCAGATCGATATCCGTCAGAAACTAAGTGAAAACATCAATCAAAGCCAGAAAGAAAGCATATTGCGCGAGCAAATGCGGGTCATTCGCGAACAATTGGGCGATGAAGACAACAATGATGTCGCCGATAACTTCCGTAAAAAAATTCTTGCGGCGGGAATGCCCGACGAGGCGTTGGCGTTGGCGAATTCTCAGTTGAAGCGATTGGAAAATATAAACTCGGCATCGCCCGAATATCAAATCATCCGTACGCATCTGGATTTGATGACAGATTTGCCGTGGAGTAAATCTTCGCCGGATCAAGAAATTGATCTGGAGAAAGCCGAAAAGATTTTGAACGAGGATCACTTCGGCATGGATAAAATTAAAAAAAGAATCCTGCAGCATTTGGCGGTGATGAAGTTGCGTAAATCGCATCAGGGTTCGATTCTGTTATTCGTAGGACCTCCGGGAGTAGGTAAAACTTCACTCGGTAAAAGTATTGCGCGCGCGCTGAATAAAAAATATGTGCGTGTTGCCTTAGGGGGTGTTCGTGATGATGCGGAAATCCGCGGTCACCGTCGCACCTATATCGGCGCAATGCCGGGTCGAATTATTTCTGGAATTAAGAAAGCCGGTGAAAACGATCCTGTATTTGTACTGGATGAGATCGATAAATTATCGCGCAGCTTTAATGGCGACCCTGCAAGTGCCCTTTTGGAGACTTTGGACCCTGAGCAGAATAATACTTTCCAAGATCACTACCTGGATACGGCTTACGATCTTTCAAAGGTGCTATTTATCGCCACGGCTAATGCGCTCGATACAATTCCGGGTCCTCTGTTGGATCGTATGGAAGTGATTGAACTTACGGGCTATACAATTGATGAAAAGAAAAATATCGCGAAACGCCACTTATGGCCGAAGCAGCTCAAAGAGCACGGTATTGAGGAGTCTCAGTTGGAGATCACTGAAGGTGCTTTGACGAAAATGATTACCGATTACACTCGTGAAGCGGGTGTGCGTGAACTGCAACGTAAAATCGCGACGATTTGTAAATTTATGAGCTTGAAGATCTTAAAATCCGAAGGTGCAAAACTGATTGTTGATATCAATGATCTGGATGACATCTTTGGTGCGGAAAGATTCTCGGCGGATCTAACGGAAACAGCGTTGCCTCCAGGTGTAGTAACGGGGCTTGCATGGACTCCGGTGGGCGGTGATATCCTGTTCATAGAAACGGAAGAAATGCCGGGCACAGGCCAGTTGTTGCTTACCGGGCAACTGGGTGAGGTGATGCAGGAATCCGCTAAGATCGCGATGAGTTTATTGAAGGCGCGGTTGCCTTTAATGGATCCGTCGGTGGATTTCACAAAAAAAGAAGTTCATGTCCATGTTCCTGCAGGCGCCATCCCTAAAGATGGTCCCTCTGCTGGGGTGACGATGTTGACGTCGATTGCTTCAAAAATGTTGAAAAAACCGGTGAATCCAAAATTGGCGATGACAGGTGAAATCTCCCTTCGCGGAAGTGTTTTACCCGTCGGCGGAATCAAAGAAAAAATCATTGCTGCTCATCGGGCGGGGGTGACTGAAGTAATCTTGTGTAAGAAAAACGAAAAAGACTTACGCGAGGTTCCTCAAGAGATCAAATCAACGATGCAATTCCACTTCGTCGATAACGTAAATGATCTTTTGAAGATCGCTTTGGAAATCGATTTCCCGGCCTACAAAATGAGTGCGAACAACACAACGCCTCTATTTCCCAGAGCCCTTAACTAA
- a CDS encoding TetR/AcrR family transcriptional regulator, translating into MIQSMEKEKAKKTKIIVKAPTQERSRQTVSTILDACSRLLVSEGFYSITTDKIAKEAGVSIGSLYQFFGNKESVVQAVVKNLMEEDKRILSEKMRSIFPLPPEQRVRAMLELAFETYRRQYELRAKLTTIQYYVADAAYISESIRFFQETIKYNLPQVPGKDMEKISYIIVNAFIGLANTMAIDNPNYINDPSILSEMTKLFMKYLDLPVENQG; encoded by the coding sequence ATGATTCAGTCTATGGAAAAAGAAAAAGCGAAGAAAACTAAGATCATAGTGAAGGCGCCCACTCAAGAACGTTCCCGTCAGACAGTATCAACTATTCTGGACGCATGTTCTCGCTTGTTGGTTTCTGAAGGATTCTACTCAATTACAACTGACAAAATTGCGAAAGAAGCCGGTGTCAGTATCGGTTCCTTGTACCAATTCTTTGGCAACAAAGAGTCTGTCGTTCAAGCAGTAGTTAAAAACTTGATGGAAGAAGATAAAAGAATCTTGAGCGAAAAAATGCGCTCTATTTTCCCTCTGCCACCTGAACAAAGAGTTCGTGCCATGTTGGAGCTAGCGTTTGAAACATACCGCCGCCAATACGAATTGCGTGCGAAGCTAACAACGATTCAATATTACGTAGCAGATGCTGCTTATATTTCTGAATCGATCCGCTTCTTCCAAGAAACTATCAAATACAATCTTCCGCAAGTTCCTGGAAAAGACATGGAGAAAATCTCCTACATCATCGTGAATGCCTTCATCGGTTTGGCAAACACAATGGCGATCGATAATCCAAATTACATCAACGACCCGTCCATCCTGAGTGAAATGACAAAGTTGTTCATGAAATACTTGGATCTTCCCGTCGAAAACCAAGGCTAA
- a CDS encoding lytic transglycosylase domain-containing protein gives MIKKRTPEGIILVKNFVVSLLATALMAPAAYAQDVGDIIPNMVPQVLPESRNWRPPVYKNQDNTLGYSSKAFATPKGMEKQVQFWVDVYSKYTSEQGILHDSENVEKIYQIVDLKGLKTDRERQKKIDIVKKEISEKLNLNKEQRSNLRFQLGQKDRMQTAIFYSGRYIEDMEKIFRENKLPVELVRLVFVESSFNINARSKVGASGMWQIMPYTARPYRMISSSVDKRNHPMEATKFAARLLRSNYNMLESWPLAVTGYNHGPTGVAKMTKKYKSRDLSYLVDNVSSRQSFGFASRNFYACFLAALEVERNANTYFGGVLWSKQLESQDLKLPKAIKYKDLVKWFDGDHQKAQVFNPHLTYQVIKKGMAIPTKTVVALPKDKYNIALISLAHKGRTIASDKN, from the coding sequence ATGATTAAGAAGAGAACACCAGAGGGGATCATTCTCGTGAAGAACTTTGTCGTTTCATTATTAGCCACTGCTTTAATGGCACCTGCTGCTTACGCGCAGGATGTGGGCGACATCATTCCAAACATGGTTCCCCAAGTTTTGCCAGAGAGTCGCAATTGGCGCCCACCGGTTTATAAGAATCAGGATAATACCCTCGGTTACAGTTCCAAAGCTTTCGCCACTCCGAAAGGAATGGAAAAACAGGTGCAGTTCTGGGTCGACGTTTATTCTAAATATACTTCCGAGCAGGGAATTCTGCATGATTCCGAAAATGTCGAAAAAATCTATCAAATTGTTGATTTGAAAGGTTTGAAAACAGATCGCGAAAGACAAAAGAAAATCGACATCGTTAAAAAAGAAATCAGCGAGAAATTGAACCTTAATAAAGAACAACGCAGTAATCTGCGCTTTCAGTTAGGTCAAAAAGATCGCATGCAAACGGCGATTTTCTATTCTGGTCGTTATATTGAGGACATGGAAAAGATCTTCCGCGAAAACAAACTGCCAGTGGAACTGGTGCGCCTGGTCTTTGTTGAAAGCTCTTTCAACATCAATGCAAGATCCAAAGTCGGTGCAAGTGGAATGTGGCAAATCATGCCTTACACCGCTCGCCCGTACCGAATGATTTCTTCGTCAGTGGACAAAAGAAATCATCCGATGGAAGCCACTAAGTTCGCGGCAAGACTTTTACGTTCAAATTACAACATGCTGGAGTCCTGGCCGCTTGCTGTGACTGGTTACAATCACGGTCCAACGGGTGTGGCTAAGATGACTAAGAAGTACAAATCCCGGGATTTATCTTACTTGGTGGATAACGTTTCCTCCCGTCAAAGCTTTGGTTTCGCTTCTCGAAATTTCTATGCCTGCTTCCTGGCGGCTTTAGAGGTTGAAAGAAATGCGAATACGTATTTCGGTGGAGTGTTGTGGTCAAAGCAATTGGAATCGCAAGACTTGAAACTTCCCAAAGCCATCAAATATAAAGACTTAGTGAAGTGGTTTGATGGTGATCATCAGAAAGCTCAAGTATTCAATCCGCATTTAACTTATCAAGTAATCAAAAAGGGGATGGCGATTCCGACGAAGACAGTCGTCGCTCTTCCGAAAGATAAATACAATATTGCTTTGATTTCTCTTGCCCACAAGGGTCGTACGATTGCTTCCGATAAAAACTAA
- the murB gene encoding UDP-N-acetylmuramate dehydrogenase, with the protein MQLHAQHDLSTLNTLGLKSTAELYTELHSIIDVHALLKDEPLKKITWRILGGGSNLVLPAKVGGLTIRLANKGRELVHEDESAWFVKAQAGEIWNDFVRWTLDMGFWGLENLSLIPGTVGASPIQNIGAYGVEVKDSIFEVTCVELATGELKSFSNSECRFSYRDSFFKQEGAGKYLIWEVTFRLPKQNKLNLEYGDVRKELERQGLEANPRNISKVVCEIRSSKLPDPEVIGNAGSFFKNPIVPVAVRDQLIQKYPTLVSFPYAEGKVKLAAGWLIDQAGWKGKQIGPVGMFEKQALVLVNHGGANADDVWTTATQVCADVKARFGVELEPEPIRW; encoded by the coding sequence ATGCAACTTCACGCACAACATGATCTCAGTACGTTAAACACCCTGGGTTTAAAATCCACGGCGGAGCTCTATACAGAGTTGCATTCTATTATCGATGTCCACGCACTCCTGAAAGACGAACCTTTAAAAAAAATCACCTGGCGCATTCTGGGTGGCGGATCGAATTTAGTTCTGCCAGCCAAAGTCGGTGGTCTGACCATTCGCTTGGCCAACAAGGGCCGTGAATTAGTTCACGAAGACGAAAGCGCCTGGTTCGTAAAAGCTCAAGCCGGAGAAATCTGGAATGACTTTGTTCGTTGGACCCTGGACATGGGTTTTTGGGGCTTGGAAAATCTGTCTTTAATTCCGGGCACCGTGGGCGCCTCCCCAATTCAAAACATCGGCGCTTACGGAGTGGAAGTAAAAGACTCCATTTTCGAAGTCACTTGCGTGGAACTGGCAACGGGCGAGCTTAAATCATTCAGCAATTCAGAGTGCCGTTTTTCTTACCGCGACAGTTTCTTTAAACAAGAGGGCGCTGGGAAATATTTAATTTGGGAAGTGACATTCCGTCTGCCAAAACAAAACAAGTTAAATTTGGAATACGGCGATGTTCGCAAAGAATTAGAACGCCAGGGCTTGGAAGCAAATCCTCGCAACATTTCTAAAGTTGTATGTGAAATCAGATCCAGCAAACTTCCTGATCCAGAAGTCATCGGAAACGCAGGAAGCTTTTTTAAAAATCCCATCGTTCCCGTAGCCGTTCGTGATCAATTGATACAGAAATATCCGACACTGGTAAGCTTCCCCTATGCTGAGGGCAAGGTGAAATTAGCCGCAGGTTGGTTGATTGATCAAGCTGGCTGGAAGGGCAAACAAATTGGCCCGGTTGGCATGTTTGAAAAGCAGGCACTGGTATTGGTCAATCACGGTGGAGCGAATGCCGATGATGTTTGGACCACAGCCACTCAAGTCTGCGCGGACGTAAAAGCCCGCTTCGGCGTCGAACTAGAACCTGAACCTATCCGTTGGTAG
- a CDS encoding dihydrofolate reductase, with product MILTHIVACSENRVIGTQGGLPWDLPEDMKFFRDTTKGHIMIMGRKTFDSFNGKALPNRYHIVVTRDPSKQSFQSTDKSPVVFVSSLEEAVAHARPLTAQWGDEVFIIGGGEIYKQAFAKNLTDKVYLTLIHREFPGDTYYPEIDQNLFNLTERRDVELPIPFSFLTYLKK from the coding sequence ATGATTTTAACCCATATCGTAGCTTGCTCAGAAAATCGCGTGATTGGAACTCAAGGTGGACTCCCATGGGATCTGCCAGAGGATATGAAGTTTTTCAGGGACACTACGAAGGGTCACATCATGATCATGGGCCGCAAGACCTTTGACTCCTTCAATGGCAAAGCCTTACCGAACCGCTACCACATTGTGGTGACTCGCGATCCATCCAAACAGTCATTTCAGTCCACCGACAAAAGTCCGGTGGTTTTTGTATCAAGCCTGGAAGAGGCCGTCGCTCATGCGCGCCCTCTGACCGCACAATGGGGCGATGAGGTTTTCATCATCGGTGGTGGTGAAATCTACAAACAGGCATTTGCGAAAAATCTCACAGATAAAGTCTACCTAACCCTGATCCACCGCGAGTTTCCAGGTGACACCTATTATCCAGAAATTGACCAAAATCTTTTCAATCTCACTGAACGTCGAGACGTGGAATTGCCTATTCCTTTTTCGTTTCTTACGTACCTGAAAAAGTAG
- a CDS encoding PilZ domain-containing protein encodes MSSKRFQTKEQAKLEVYGHIGKSGAQMRNLSATGAYLEVKTGDYVPQKGDLLNLTVELESLKRVYNVAAEVVWSKGLGLGICFIHKDDILERMMAKAGVF; translated from the coding sequence ATGAGCTCCAAACGCTTTCAAACGAAAGAACAAGCCAAGCTTGAGGTTTACGGCCACATCGGTAAATCCGGTGCGCAAATGCGAAACCTGTCCGCTACGGGAGCTTATCTTGAAGTGAAAACTGGCGATTATGTGCCGCAAAAAGGCGATCTGCTAAACCTTACTGTAGAGTTAGAATCATTAAAACGCGTTTATAATGTGGCTGCAGAAGTTGTGTGGAGCAAAGGTTTGGGACTTGGCATATGTTTCATTCACAAAGACGACATCCTTGAAAGAATGATGGCCAAGGCTGGCGTTTTTTAA
- a CDS encoding thymidylate synthase, translating into MQQYHDLMKFVLDNGTKKEDRTGTGTISTFGYQMRFDLQKGFPLLTTKKLHTRSIFHELLWFLKGETNIQYLKDNKVTIWDEWADENGNLGPVYGKQWRSWETADGRTIDQITNVVEQIKKNPDSRRLLVIAFNPGDVEKMALPPCHAFFQFYVANGKLSCQLYQRSADIFLGVPFNIASYALLVHMIAQVCNLQVGDFVHTLGDAHIYSNHLEQVQLQLSREERPLPQLKLNPDVKNLFDFKYEDIEIVGYDPHPAIKAPVAV; encoded by the coding sequence ATGCAACAATATCACGATCTTATGAAATTCGTTTTAGACAACGGAACTAAGAAAGAAGACCGCACCGGTACGGGTACGATTTCCACATTCGGTTATCAAATGCGCTTTGATTTGCAAAAAGGCTTTCCTCTTTTGACGACAAAAAAGCTTCATACGCGTTCGATCTTTCATGAGCTTTTGTGGTTCCTAAAAGGTGAAACAAATATCCAGTATTTGAAAGACAACAAAGTGACGATCTGGGACGAGTGGGCTGATGAAAACGGCAACTTGGGCCCGGTGTATGGCAAGCAATGGAGATCTTGGGAAACTGCTGACGGTCGTACGATCGATCAAATCACGAACGTGGTTGAGCAAATCAAAAAGAATCCTGACTCTCGCCGCCTGTTGGTGATCGCATTTAATCCTGGCGATGTTGAAAAAATGGCATTGCCTCCATGTCATGCGTTCTTCCAATTTTACGTGGCGAACGGAAAACTTTCCTGCCAGCTTTACCAACGAAGTGCTGACATTTTCCTGGGAGTGCCATTCAATATCGCAAGCTATGCTTTGCTGGTGCATATGATCGCACAGGTTTGCAATTTGCAAGTGGGCGACTTTGTTCACACGCTTGGTGATGCACATATTTATTCCAACCATTTAGAACAAGTTCAATTGCAACTGTCCCGCGAAGAAAGACCTTTGCCACAATTGAAATTAAATCCTGATGTGAAAAACCTTTTCGATTTCAAATACGAAGATATCGAAATCGTGGGTTACGATCCGCACCCTGCGATCAAAGCTCCGGTGGCAGTATGA